The DNA region GTATATTTGTTTTTTCTTCGCAATATATCATCAACGGTATCACAATAATGGGTTTTTCCGCTAACAACTTTTAATACTGCTTTTTGGAGTACTTTCTGGTCACTTGCATTATTCTTTATCAAAAAACCTTCTGGATTAAGTTTTTTAATTACAGAATTTATTCTAAAGCCATCATTATACGAAGTAATTACAATAATTTTAGTTTTTGGAGTATGCTCTCTTATCAATTCTCCTAATTTTTCGCCTGACTGATTTTTATCATCTTTAGATTCTCCGAGACGAATGTCTAGAATTACAACATCAAAAAATTCTTTAGAACTGGTTTCCTGAATTTTGGTTACCCCACTTTCATAATCAAAAGCCTGAACAATATTAAATTTTAGCCTTGGCTTATTTTTTGGAATTAGATTTAAAACCATTTTAACAGCATCGGAAAACAGCTTACAATCTTCAACAATTAATACGCTATAACTGTTTTTAAGAGGTTTTCCTGTGGTAACAACTTTCATAGCATTAAAAATTAGCGACAATTTATTTTTTTAACTTTATAATTACAAAATATAGCCGAATTATATTTAATTTAACATTTATGTTAAAAATATAAAAAATAAGCCGAAGTTCTTAGGGGAAAAACCCCTTTTTTTAAGAGGGTGTTTTTCCCTGCTTATAAAATAAAATTTAAAAGGATGAATTACAGGAAGATGCAATCAGGCAGTCTCTCTAACCAACAAGTTGGTTTTAATGATAGCGGTTTTAAATTCCGTTTTTTCCTTTTTAGTTAATCTGGAAATAAGTGTATTAGCTGCTTTTTTGCCAATGTCAAAAGCGTTCTGATCGATAGTACTTAACTTTGGATGTGACAATCTAGAAATTTTATCATCAGAAAAGCCAATGATAGAAATGTCCTTTGGTACCTGATGCCCTTTTTGTTGAGCAATTTTTAATGCCGTTACCGCAGAAACATTATTAGTAGTTAAAACACCATCTATATTTTTGTGCTCGCTAAATAATTTGTTGATTATACTATCGTATTTTGTTTTGTCTGTAATAGGCACAATAATGGCATCATTTTGATAGTTAGAGTACTTTTTTAACGACTCTTTGTAACCATTAGCACGTAGTTTTCCAATTCCTAATTTGCTTACGGTACTTATTAAAACAATTTTTTTTCGCCCTTGATTGAGTAAGTGGTTTGTCGCATTAAATGCGGCATCAAAATCATCAATAATTACCTTATCACAAGCTACATTTTCTGAAACACGATCAAACATTACTATTGGATAGCCATCATCAATAATTTTCTTAAAGTGATTGTGGTGTTTTTCACGCTGCGTTTCTCTGGCAATAGAAAGTATAAACCCATCTACACTACCATCACTTAAGAGTTCCAAGCTTTCCAATTCTTTTTGATATTTGTTATTAGAAAGACAGATAATAATCTGATACCCATTTTTATTTGCTTCATCTTCAATACCCAACAGCACCTTAGAGAAAAAATAATTCAAAATATTTGGAATAATTACGCCAATAGTTTTGGTCTGGCTATTTTTTAAGCTCAACGCCATTCTATTGGGTCTGTAGTTGTGTTTTTTTGCCAATGCTTTTACCCTAGCAATTGTGTTTTCATTAATTTCATAACTATTTTTTAATGCTTTGGAAACAGTAGAAATAGATAAATTAAGCTCTTTGGCCAGTTGTTTTAGGGTAACATGATTATTCATAAAAGGTGTACCGACTTAATAATTTTCTCAAAAATAGTAAAATACGAGCATTTTATCGCCGCTTAACTAATTTTAAGATGGAGATTGTATAAGTATTCTGGATTGAAGAATTCTAAATTTTAAATGTTACCACTGGGCGTAGAGCGTGATTAGCCAGTTCTTTACTAATACTTTCATTAAATAATTGAGATAAACCACTTCTGCCATGCGTATTTATGGCAATTACGTCAGCGTTTATTTCTTTTCCGTAATTTAAAATGCCCTCTTCTATACTGGTATCGTTATAAATAGTTACAGAATAATCATCAAGATTAAAAGCTGAGATGAAGTTGTTCAGTTTTTCTTTTGAATCTCTTGTAGGCTCAAAATTATGGATGGTATTTATATATAGAAAGTGAATTTTAGCATTGAAAAGTTTTGCAAAATCAATTACTTTATGGAAGTTGTTTTTGCTGTCCTCGCCGAAATCTGATGCAAAAATCATGTTTTTTATATCAAAATTATCAATATCTTGTTTAATAACCAATACAGGTATGTCAGATTGCCTAACTACTTTTTCAGTATTAGAACCTACCAACATTTCTTTAATTCCGGTCGCTCCTTGCGAACCCATCACAATTAGTCCAACATTATTTTTACTACTTTCTTCAATAACACCCTGAAAAGCTTTTTTGAAAATTACAGAATCAATCACCTTTAGTCCATCAAAAAAGGGAAAAGCTTTAAACTCTCCAAATTTTTTGTGAATGGTTTTCATATAAAATATGGTTTGTGCTCCACCGCCTAAATTACCATCGACCATGGGGTCAACAGAGGTAGATGGTATATCTAACATATGCAATAAAATAATTTCGCTACCTGTTTGTTTAGCAATTGAGGCTGCTACTTTACAGGCATATTTTGCTTCGTCAGAAAAGTCGATAGGAACGAGTATTGTTTTCATAAGTGATGATTTACAGAGTTATATCATTCCCCTAAAATAATCAAATTTTTCTACATAAAAAAGGCTCTTTTTAAAAGAGCCTTAATAAAAGTTGTAAAATAATTTTTAGATTTTAAAAGTAACAACTGGCCGTAAAGCATGATTTGCCAATTCTTTACTTATACTTTCGTTAAATAATTGTGCCAAACCACTTCTGCCATGTGTGTTAATTGCAATGATATCAGCATTTATTTTTTTTCCGTAATTTAAAATACCCTCTTCAATACTAACATCATTGTAAGTGTTTAAGGTATAGTTCTTTATATCAAATTCGCCTACAAATTTGCTTAGCTTGGCGTTTGTAACTTCAGTAGGTTCAAAATTGCGTGCTGTGTTTATAAAAAGCAGGTGTAGTTTGGCATTAAACGTATTGGCAAATTTTATTACTTTTGGAAATGTTGTTTTGCTTGTTTCGCTAAATTCAGATGCAAAAATAATATCATCTACTTTAAAATTTTCAATATCTTGCTTAATAACCAAAACGGGGATATGCGACTGTCTTACTACCTTTTCTGTGTTGGATCCTACTAGCATTTCTTTTAGTCCAGTTGCACCTTGAGAGCCCATTACAATTAAATCAACATCATTTTTTTTACTTTCTTCGATAACGCCCTCAAAAGCTTTATGGAACTTCACAGTTTCGTTTAATTTAACACCTTCAAAAAAAGGCTGTTTTTTTAATTTTTCAAAACGCTTGTGAATGCCTTTCATAAAAAGGATAGTTTGAGCACCACCTCTGGTAATGTCTGATTCAAGAGGGTCAATGGCATCTGTAGGTATGTCAAGCATATGTAGTAAAATAATTTCACTTCCTGTTTGTTTAGCTATTGAAGCTGCTACTTTGCAGGCATATTTTGCTTCATCCGAAAAGTCGATGGGAACGAGTATTTTTTTCATGATTTTGGGTTTTAAAATTTGTTTAGCTTAAAGATATAACTTTATAACGATAAAAAACAATGATTCTTGTCATTCTAAAATAGAATTTATATATTTGCACACGAAAACAAAGGTATTTAGAAATGGAGGGGACGAAAAGTCCCCTCTTTTTATATAAAAAAAGTGAGAGAGCAAGTTAAGAAGTTAGTTGAAGAAGCTATTCAAGAAAATCCTAAACTGTTTTTGATTGATTTAAAAATCTCACCAGATAACAGAATAAATGTCATTGTTGATGGAGATGAAGGTGTTTCGATAAAAGAATGTATAAGAATTAGTCGAAATGTGGAACATAACTTAGATAGGGAAACTACTGATTTTTCTTTAGAAGTATCTTCACCAGGACTGTCAGAACCAATAGTTAACAATAGACAGTTCAATAAAAATTTAGGTAAAACTTTAAAGGTTAAAACAGAAACCGATACATTTGAAGGGAAACTTTTAGAGGTAAATGACAAAGGAATTGTTCTAGAATGGAAAGTTAGGGAGCCAAAACCAGTTGGTAAAGGAAAAATAACTGTTGTTAAAACAGCAGATTTACAATTTGATAGTATAAAACAAGCAAAAGTGAAATTAAAATTTTAATTGAAAGAGAATGGAAAACATCGCGTTAATAGAGTCTTTTTCTGAGTTTAAAGATGATAAAAGTATTGATAGAGTAACGCTTATGGCGATACTGGAGGATGTATTCAGAGCTGCCTTAAAAAGGAAGTACGGTTCTGATGATAATTTTGATATTATTATAAATCCCGATAAAGGAGATTTAGAGATATGGAGAAATAGAGTTGTGGTAAACGATGGCGAGGTGGAAGAACCTAATGAAGAAATATCATTATCCGATGCTCAAAAAATAGAGCCTGACTTTGAAGTTGGTGAAGATGTGTCAGAAGAAGTAAAGTTAGAGGATTTAGGAAGAAGAGCAATTTTGGCATTGCGTCAAAATCTAATTTCTAAAATTCATGAGCATGATAATACTAATATCTTTAAGCAATTTAAAGATTTAGAAGGCGAAATTTACAGTGCCGAAGTTCATCATATTAGGCACAATGCCGTAATTTTATTGGATGATGAAGGTAATGAGATTGTATTACCAAAAAGCGAACAGATTAGATCTGACTATTTTAGAAAAGGCGAATCTGTACGTGGTATTATAAAATCGGTTGAATTACGTGGTAATAAGCCAACTATTTTAATGTCAAGAACGGCACCTGAATTTTTAGTAAAGTTATTTGAGCAAGAAATTCCCGAGGTTTTTGATGGTTTAATTACTATTGAGCGTGTTGCTAGAATACCAGGAGAGAAAGCAAAGGTGGCCGTTGATTCTTATGATGATAGAATAGACCCTGTTGGAGCATGTGTAGGTATGAAAGGATCTCGTATTCACGGTATTGTACGTGAACTGGGTAATGAAAATATTGATGTTATTAATTATACAAAAAACGATCAAATATTTATAGCAAGAGCATTAAGTCCTGCCAAAGTAACCTCAATGGATATTAAAGAAGCTGCCGAAGGAGAAAAACCAAGAGTAGATGTGTTTTTAATGCCAGATCAGGTTTCTAAAGCAATTGGTAAAGGTGGAGTAAATATCCGTTTAGCAAGTCAATTGACTGGTTATGAGCTTGATGTACAGCGTGAAGGAATTGCAGATGAAGATGTAGAGTTGACAGAGTTTTCTGATGAAATAGAAGCATGGGTAATAGCTGAATTTAAAAATATTGGTTTAGACACAGCTAGAAGTGTATTAGATTTAGAGGTTAACGATTTGGTAAAGAGAACTGATTTAGAGGAAGAAACTATAATTGATGTTCAAAAAATATTAAGAGAAGAGTTTGAAGATTAATCTTGTAATTGGTTTAACAAATAAAAGTAAAGTAGTAATCTAAATAATTGTATGGCTGAAAGTAAAACATTGAGGCTTAATAAAGTTTTAAGAGAATTGAACATCTCATTGGATAGAGCTGTAGAACATCTTGCAAGCAAAGGCTTTGAGGTAGAAGCAAGACCTACAACTAAAATTTCTGGTGAGGTTTATGAAGTGCTCTTGGACGAATTTCAAACCGATAAAAGTAAAAAAGTAGCTTCCAAAGAAGTTGGCGAAGAAAAACGTAAGGAGAAAGAAGCATTGCGTATTGCCCAAGAAGAAGAGCAAGAGAAAAAACGTTTGCGACAAGAGGCTAAAAAAGAGATTTTCAAAACTGAATCTGAAAAAATATCAGGGATTAAAACAGTTGGCAAAATAGATCTTGACGGTAAAAAAGCTACTAAAGAAAGTACAGAATCTGAAAAGCCCAATGCCGATAAAGAAACAGCCAAAAAGGCTGAGCCCGATGTAATTAAAAGAGAAAAACTTTCAGGTCTCAAACAGGTCGGAAAAATAGACTTGGACAAGAAGGAAAAAACTTCAAAGAAAGAAGAAGAAACAAAACCAGAAAAAAAGACTAAAGAAGTTGAAGCAATAGAAGAAGAGCCAGAAAAAATAGAAACTAAATATCAAAAATTATCCGGACCTAAGCAAGTTGGAGAAAAGATAGATTTAAAAAAGTTCGAAAAGCCCAAAAAGAAAACTGATAAAAAAGAAGCTCCTGATAAAAAACCTACTGGAGATTCAAGCAAAAGAAAGCGTAAAAGAATAAACAAACCTGTTGGTAGCGGAGGTTATAAATCCGGTGGCGGATTTAAATCTGGAGGAAAAGGAAGAGGTAGGAAAAATGTAACCAAAGAAGAGCCTTCAGAAGAAGAAGTACAAAAGCAAATTAGAGAAACCTTAGAAAAGCTTCAAGGTAAATCTAAAAAAGGAAAAGGTGCTAAATACCGAAGAG from Aureibaculum sp. 2308TA14-22 includes:
- the rimP gene encoding ribosome assembly cofactor RimP, producing the protein MREQVKKLVEEAIQENPKLFLIDLKISPDNRINVIVDGDEGVSIKECIRISRNVEHNLDRETTDFSLEVSSPGLSEPIVNNRQFNKNLGKTLKVKTETDTFEGKLLEVNDKGIVLEWKVREPKPVGKGKITVVKTADLQFDSIKQAKVKLKF
- a CDS encoding universal stress protein; this translates as MKTILVPIDFSDEAKYACKVAASIAKQTGSEIILLHMLDIPSTSVDPMVDGNLGGGAQTIFYMKTIHKKFGEFKAFPFFDGLKVIDSVIFKKAFQGVIEESSKNNVGLIVMGSQGATGIKEMLVGSNTEKVVRQSDIPVLVIKQDIDNFDIKNMIFASDFGEDSKNNFHKVIDFAKLFNAKIHFLYINTIHNFEPTRDSKEKLNNFISAFNLDDYSVTIYNDTSIEEGILNYGKEINADVIAINTHGRSGLSQLFNESISKELANHALRPVVTFKI
- a CDS encoding LacI family DNA-binding transcriptional regulator, with translation MNNHVTLKQLAKELNLSISTVSKALKNSYEINENTIARVKALAKKHNYRPNRMALSLKNSQTKTIGVIIPNILNYFFSKVLLGIEDEANKNGYQIIICLSNNKYQKELESLELLSDGSVDGFILSIARETQREKHHNHFKKIIDDGYPIVMFDRVSENVACDKVIIDDFDAAFNATNHLLNQGRKKIVLISTVSKLGIGKLRANGYKESLKKYSNYQNDAIIVPITDKTKYDSIINKLFSEHKNIDGVLTTNNVSAVTALKIAQQKGHQVPKDISIIGFSDDKISRLSHPKLSTIDQNAFDIGKKAANTLISRLTKKEKTEFKTAIIKTNLLVRETA
- a CDS encoding universal stress protein, with protein sequence MKKILVPIDFSDEAKYACKVAASIAKQTGSEIILLHMLDIPTDAIDPLESDITRGGAQTILFMKGIHKRFEKLKKQPFFEGVKLNETVKFHKAFEGVIEESKKNDVDLIVMGSQGATGLKEMLVGSNTEKVVRQSHIPVLVIKQDIENFKVDDIIFASEFSETSKTTFPKVIKFANTFNAKLHLLFINTARNFEPTEVTNAKLSKFVGEFDIKNYTLNTYNDVSIEEGILNYGKKINADIIAINTHGRSGLAQLFNESISKELANHALRPVVTFKI
- the nusA gene encoding transcription termination factor NusA; this encodes MENIALIESFSEFKDDKSIDRVTLMAILEDVFRAALKRKYGSDDNFDIIINPDKGDLEIWRNRVVVNDGEVEEPNEEISLSDAQKIEPDFEVGEDVSEEVKLEDLGRRAILALRQNLISKIHEHDNTNIFKQFKDLEGEIYSAEVHHIRHNAVILLDDEGNEIVLPKSEQIRSDYFRKGESVRGIIKSVELRGNKPTILMSRTAPEFLVKLFEQEIPEVFDGLITIERVARIPGEKAKVAVDSYDDRIDPVGACVGMKGSRIHGIVRELGNENIDVINYTKNDQIFIARALSPAKVTSMDIKEAAEGEKPRVDVFLMPDQVSKAIGKGGVNIRLASQLTGYELDVQREGIADEDVELTEFSDEIEAWVIAEFKNIGLDTARSVLDLEVNDLVKRTDLEEETIIDVQKILREEFED
- a CDS encoding response regulator, whose amino-acid sequence is MKVVTTGKPLKNSYSVLIVEDCKLFSDAVKMVLNLIPKNKPRLKFNIVQAFDYESGVTKIQETSSKEFFDVVILDIRLGESKDDKNQSGEKLGELIREHTPKTKIIVITSYNDGFRINSVIKKLNPEGFLIKNNASDQKVLQKAVLKVVSGKTHYCDTVDDILRRKNKYTHKLDDIDIKILYELSNATKMKDMPDYIPLTISGIEKRRRRLKEIFEVDSDRGLILQAKAIGFL